One window from the genome of Cricetulus griseus strain 17A/GY chromosome 2, alternate assembly CriGri-PICRH-1.0, whole genome shotgun sequence encodes:
- the LOC103162208 gene encoding zinc finger protein 58 isoform X2: MLSFQDVAIEFSPEEREYLEPAQWNLYRDVMLENYSNLNFLGLAVPKPHLVTFLEQTQGPCDMTIQATDTVHPGTTPNDYNVYNKTIDYNSVHVQYQRIHTREKPYKCKDCGKALSSYKTLSIHQRLHTGEKPYTCKECHKAFNTRSSLFIHQKTHTAEKTYKCEECGKSFYYLPMLKQHERIHSGEKPYKCGECGKAFYFPSYLKQHQRIHSGNNPYKCEDCGKTFSCSLRLQIHQIIHTGEKSYKCEECHKAFRYHSSFWRHMRIHVAEKSYQCELSGKEFTKPTLLIRNKAANPAKKAYKCEECGKCFCTSSSLRRHQTIHSEDNPYTCAECGKRFSYFSHLQEHQTVHTGEKPYKCEECGKCFSSSSSLRRHQSIHSEDSPYKCVECGKWFSCSRSLREHQAIHTGEKLYKCEECHKGFRKYSTFWKHRRVHTAERSYECKKCGRCFFSSSTLRRHQTSHSEDYPYKCEECGKCFYSIITLIGHMIVHIGEKSHKCLKKFTLLQPLKHIKF; encoded by the exons GTCTTGCTGTCCCAAAGCCACACCTGGTGACATTTTTGGAGCAAACACAAGGACCATGTGATATGACGATACAAGCAACAGACACTGTACACCCAG GAACAACACCCAATGATTATAACGTTTACAACAAGACCATTGATTACAATTCAGTACATGTTCAATACCAAAGAATTCATACAAGGGAGAAACCCTACAAGTGCAAAGACTGTGGTAAGGCCCTTAGTTCTTATAAAACACTTTCTATACACCAGAGACTTCACACAGGAGAAAAACCCTACACATGTAAAGAATGTCATAAAGCCTTTAATACTCGCTCATCACTTTTTATACACCAGAAAACTCATACTGCTGAAAAAACATACAAGTGTGAAGAGTGTGGCAAATCATTTTACTATCTTCCAATGCTGAAGCAACATGAAAGAATTCATTCTGGAGAAAAACCCTACAAGTGTGgagaatgtggcaaagccttttaTTTCCCTTCATACCTTAAGCAACATCAAAGAATTCATTCAGGAAACAATCCTTACAAGTGTGAAGATTGTGGAAAAACGTTTTCTTGTTCTCTACGACTTCAGATACATCAAATAATTCATACCGGAGAGAAATCATACAAGTGTGAAGAATGTCACAAAGCCTTTCGTTATCACTCATCCTTTTGGAGACACATGAGAATTCATGTTGCAGAGAAATCGTACCAGTGTGAACTGAGTGGAAAAGAATTTACTAAGCCTACTCTTCTCATTAGGAACAAGGCAGCTAATCCTGCAAAGAAAGCCTACAAGTGTGAAGAGTGTGGCAAGTGTTTTTGCACATCCTCATCCCTTAGACGACATCAAACAATCCATTCTGAAGACAATCCCTACACTTGTGCAGAGTGTGGCAAAAGGTTTTCCTACTTTTCACACCTTCAAGAACATCAGACagtccatactggagagaaaccatacaagTGTGAGGAGTGTGGCAAATGTTTTTCCTCATCTTCATCCCTTAGACGACATCAATCAATCCATTCTGAAGACAGCCCCTATAAGTGTGTAGAATGTGGCAAATGGTTTTCATGTTCCAGGAGTCTTAGGGAACACCAAGCAATTCACACTGGTGAGAAACTATACAAGTGTGAAGAATGTCACAAAGGCTTTCGTAAATATTCAACCTTTTGGAAACACAGGAGAGTTCATACTGCAGAGAGATCCTACGAGTGTAAAAAGTGTGGGAGATGTTTTTTCTCATCTTCAACCCTTAGACGACATCAGACAAGTCACTCTGAAGACTATCCCTACAAGTGTGAGGAGTGTGGCAAATGTTTTTACTC CATTATAACCCTTATTGGACACATGATTGTTCACATTGGAGAGAAATCCCACAAATGTCTTAAAAAATTTACACTTCTTCAGCCCTTAAAACACATCAAATTCTGA
- the LOC103162208 gene encoding zinc finger protein 58 isoform X1 codes for MLSFQDVAIEFSPEEREYLEPAQWNLYRDVMLENYSNLNFLGLAVPKPHLVTFLEQTQGPCDMTIQATDTVHPGTTPNDYNVYNKTIDYNSVHVQYQRIHTREKPYKCKDCGKALSSYKTLSIHQRLHTGEKPYTCKECHKAFNTRSSLFIHQKTHTAEKTYKCEECGKSFYYLPMLKQHERIHSGEKPYKCGECGKAFYFPSYLKQHQRIHSGNNPYKCEDCGKTFSCSLRLQIHQIIHTGEKSYKCEECHKAFRYHSSFWRHMRIHVAEKSYQCELSGKEFTKPTLLIRNKAANPAKKAYKCEECGKCFCTSSSLRRHQTIHSEDNPYTCAECGKRFSYFSHLQEHQTVHTGEKPYKCEECGKCFSSSSSLRRHQSIHSEDSPYKCVECGKWFSCSRSLREHQAIHTGEKLYKCEECHKGFRKYSTFWKHRRVHTAERSYECKKCGRCFFSSSTLRRHQTSHSEDYPYKCEECGKCFYSSFFFRRHQIIHSEDSPYKCVECGKRFSCSRSLRGHQAIHTGEKPYKCEECQEAFRNSSSLWRHKRVHASEKS; via the exons GTCTTGCTGTCCCAAAGCCACACCTGGTGACATTTTTGGAGCAAACACAAGGACCATGTGATATGACGATACAAGCAACAGACACTGTACACCCAG GAACAACACCCAATGATTATAACGTTTACAACAAGACCATTGATTACAATTCAGTACATGTTCAATACCAAAGAATTCATACAAGGGAGAAACCCTACAAGTGCAAAGACTGTGGTAAGGCCCTTAGTTCTTATAAAACACTTTCTATACACCAGAGACTTCACACAGGAGAAAAACCCTACACATGTAAAGAATGTCATAAAGCCTTTAATACTCGCTCATCACTTTTTATACACCAGAAAACTCATACTGCTGAAAAAACATACAAGTGTGAAGAGTGTGGCAAATCATTTTACTATCTTCCAATGCTGAAGCAACATGAAAGAATTCATTCTGGAGAAAAACCCTACAAGTGTGgagaatgtggcaaagccttttaTTTCCCTTCATACCTTAAGCAACATCAAAGAATTCATTCAGGAAACAATCCTTACAAGTGTGAAGATTGTGGAAAAACGTTTTCTTGTTCTCTACGACTTCAGATACATCAAATAATTCATACCGGAGAGAAATCATACAAGTGTGAAGAATGTCACAAAGCCTTTCGTTATCACTCATCCTTTTGGAGACACATGAGAATTCATGTTGCAGAGAAATCGTACCAGTGTGAACTGAGTGGAAAAGAATTTACTAAGCCTACTCTTCTCATTAGGAACAAGGCAGCTAATCCTGCAAAGAAAGCCTACAAGTGTGAAGAGTGTGGCAAGTGTTTTTGCACATCCTCATCCCTTAGACGACATCAAACAATCCATTCTGAAGACAATCCCTACACTTGTGCAGAGTGTGGCAAAAGGTTTTCCTACTTTTCACACCTTCAAGAACATCAGACagtccatactggagagaaaccatacaagTGTGAGGAGTGTGGCAAATGTTTTTCCTCATCTTCATCCCTTAGACGACATCAATCAATCCATTCTGAAGACAGCCCCTATAAGTGTGTAGAATGTGGCAAATGGTTTTCATGTTCCAGGAGTCTTAGGGAACACCAAGCAATTCACACTGGTGAGAAACTATACAAGTGTGAAGAATGTCACAAAGGCTTTCGTAAATATTCAACCTTTTGGAAACACAGGAGAGTTCATACTGCAGAGAGATCCTACGAGTGTAAAAAGTGTGGGAGATGTTTTTTCTCATCTTCAACCCTTAGACGACATCAGACAAGTCACTCTGAAGACTATCCCTACAAGTGTGAGGAGTGTGGCAAATGTTTTTACTCATCCTTTTTCTTTAGACGCCATCAAATAATCCATTCTGAAGACAGTCCCTATAAGTGTGTAGAATGTGGCAAACGGTTTTCCTGTTCTAGGAGTCTTCGGGGACATCAAgcaattcatactggagagaaaccatacaagTGTGAAGAATGTCAAGAGGCCTTTCGAAATAGCTCATCCCTTTGGAGACACAAGAGAGTTCATGCTTCAGAGAAATCCTAA